Proteins co-encoded in one Spiroplasma gladiatoris genomic window:
- the thiI gene encoding tRNA uracil 4-sulfurtransferase ThiI, with amino-acid sequence MKNILVRYGELTLKGNNREYFITKLIQNIKFKLKKYKEFVEYKKDYNSLTITVNETKINEIIDVLTTTFGIYSISIVDIVKKDEDLILQKTLEIAKSLKEYTFKVEVERKDKNFPIGSSDLKIKIASNILKNTNNLKVDVKKPENKITVIIKIDGAYIFTSKIVASKGLPVGVGGKAISLLSGGIDSPVASYLTLKRGMQVDFLHFMTPPHTSKEALNKVFSLALALEKYNQTHFSLYVCDFSLILQELMHIKEESYRITIMRRIFVKIANKLAQLINAKAIITGDNLGQVASQTIESLNVINKTSDLTIIRPLITYDKEEIIDIAKKIDTYKISILPFDDVCSLYVPKNPITKPKLFIAEGQEKNLLIDELLDYALNNCIKQYVCKDGELVEKNQEQKNQEQKPE; translated from the coding sequence ATGAAAAATATTTTAGTAAGATATGGAGAATTAACTTTAAAGGGAAACAATCGCGAATACTTTATTACAAAATTAATACAAAACATCAAGTTTAAGCTGAAAAAATATAAAGAATTTGTAGAGTATAAAAAAGATTATAATAGTTTAACTATTACAGTTAATGAGACTAAAATTAATGAAATAATCGATGTACTAACAACAACTTTTGGAATTTATTCAATTTCAATTGTTGATATTGTTAAAAAAGATGAAGATTTAATATTGCAAAAAACCTTAGAAATTGCAAAAAGCTTAAAAGAATACACTTTCAAAGTTGAAGTAGAAAGAAAAGATAAAAACTTTCCAATCGGCTCAAGTGATTTAAAAATTAAAATTGCATCAAATATTTTAAAAAATACAAATAACTTAAAAGTGGATGTTAAGAAACCTGAAAATAAAATAACAGTTATTATTAAAATTGATGGGGCATATATTTTTACATCAAAAATAGTTGCTTCAAAAGGACTTCCTGTTGGGGTTGGAGGAAAAGCAATTTCGCTGTTAAGTGGAGGAATTGATTCTCCTGTTGCTAGTTACTTAACTTTAAAAAGAGGAATGCAAGTAGACTTTTTACATTTTATGACTCCTCCACATACAAGTAAAGAAGCTTTAAATAAAGTATTTAGTTTAGCATTAGCATTAGAAAAGTACAATCAAACTCACTTTAGCTTATATGTATGTGATTTTTCTTTAATTTTACAAGAATTAATGCATATAAAAGAAGAATCTTATCGTATTACTATTATGAGAAGAATTTTTGTAAAAATTGCAAACAAATTAGCACAGTTAATAAACGCAAAAGCAATAATAACAGGAGACAACTTAGGTCAAGTTGCTTCTCAAACAATTGAATCTTTAAATGTTATTAATAAAACATCAGATTTAACTATTATTAGACCTTTAATAACTTATGATAAAGAAGAAATAATAGATATTGCAAAAAAAATAGATACATATAAAATATCAATATTACCTTTTGATGATGTATGCTCATTATATGTTCCTAAAAACCCAATAACAAAACCAAAATTGTTTATTGCAGAAGGCCAAGAAAAAAACTTATTAATTGATGAGTTATTAGATTATGCTTTAAATAATTGTATTAAACAATATGTTTGTAAAGATGGTGAATTAGTTGAAAAAAATCAAGAACAAAAAAATCAAGAACAAAAACCCGAATAA
- a CDS encoding septation ring formation regulator EzrA has protein sequence MVLTWNINNMFTDPILIACTAIFFGLFLISLILTIVLIIHKNIIQTIAKTIDLYDAITKSSLKNLIRRISNIYDETKDLEKEYYVWRTKFELIYEKQVSKIMLEFVKLLEDRSTTKPLISNYKNYQKVYQNLASINNTIYDLYVEIYSKIEVEFLQRDFVTYLKEVFSAIKEEVIIVTFKDYEIDHEKLNGIVIKIEELFEDFYINMEEGWLKASWDLLGKIKASLLFVIELLEAIPETFSYIKAVIPEKLAEIKNKYVTFGTSSREKLNLNANNYLNLEYQVDQLRIKALNQIKNLQYKKVRSTLEEIEDLILNFKDSVEYEDKLKKYFREDTENIKNNFDKVWKATWAIQKELHEAKTLSKIKTIESSQFEEARSKFISTKENIELIFSRFDVSESTGKEINLMELKEELLKALSNSIEDIEHLEKSAKWIEKNTINVASLINHVIFLQSLLNQCEVKINQYRSIKELGPRFLESINYEQDKLQEFLKQRVALIKTHEEKELASLYIEEVTNEIMTIVRDLKDAIFLDYISQEIMVYLERYVGKYNGMEELIDRCEVLFKQRQLEQLINLSLNTLGGLKKIRK, from the coding sequence ATGGTACTTACATGAAATATAAATAATATGTTTACAGATCCAATATTGATTGCTTGTACAGCAATCTTTTTTGGATTATTTTTAATAAGTTTAATTTTAACAATAGTTTTAATTATACATAAAAACATAATTCAAACTATTGCAAAAACAATTGATCTATATGATGCAATAACTAAATCATCTTTAAAAAACCTTATAAGAAGAATATCAAACATTTATGATGAAACAAAAGATCTTGAAAAAGAATACTATGTTTGAAGAACAAAATTTGAGTTGATTTATGAAAAGCAAGTTTCAAAAATTATGTTGGAGTTTGTTAAACTACTTGAAGATAGAAGTACAACAAAACCACTGATATCAAACTATAAAAATTATCAAAAAGTTTATCAAAATTTAGCTTCAATTAATAATACTATTTATGATTTATATGTAGAAATTTATTCTAAAATTGAAGTTGAATTCTTGCAACGTGATTTTGTAACTTATTTAAAAGAAGTTTTTTCTGCTATTAAAGAAGAAGTGATAATTGTTACATTTAAAGATTATGAAATCGATCATGAAAAATTAAATGGTATAGTAATAAAAATTGAAGAATTGTTCGAAGATTTTTACATAAATATGGAAGAAGGTTGGTTAAAAGCTTCATGAGATTTATTAGGTAAAATTAAAGCTTCTTTATTATTTGTAATAGAGTTGTTAGAAGCAATTCCTGAAACCTTTTCATACATTAAAGCTGTTATTCCTGAAAAATTAGCTGAAATAAAAAATAAATATGTTACTTTTGGCACTTCAAGTAGAGAAAAGCTAAATTTAAACGCAAACAATTATTTAAACTTAGAATATCAAGTAGATCAATTAAGAATTAAAGCTTTAAATCAAATAAAAAACTTACAATATAAGAAAGTAAGAAGTACATTAGAAGAAATTGAAGATCTAATTTTAAACTTTAAAGATTCAGTCGAGTACGAAGATAAACTAAAAAAATACTTTAGAGAAGATACTGAAAATATCAAAAATAACTTTGATAAAGTTTGAAAAGCAACCTGAGCAATTCAAAAAGAACTTCATGAAGCAAAAACTTTAAGTAAAATTAAAACAATTGAAAGTAGTCAATTTGAAGAGGCTAGATCAAAATTTATTTCAACCAAAGAAAATATTGAACTTATATTTTCAAGATTTGATGTGAGTGAATCAACTGGTAAAGAAATTAATTTAATGGAATTAAAAGAAGAACTTTTAAAAGCTTTGTCAAACTCAATTGAAGATATTGAACATTTAGAAAAATCAGCTAAATGAATTGAAAAAAATACAATCAATGTTGCAAGTTTAATAAATCATGTTATTTTTTTACAAAGTCTTTTAAATCAATGTGAAGTAAAAATTAATCAGTACCGCTCAATTAAAGAATTGGGGCCAAGATTTTTAGAATCTATTAATTATGAACAAGATAAATTACAAGAATTTTTAAAACAAAGAGTGGCATTAATAAAAACTCATGAAGAAAAAGAATTAGCATCACTTTACATAGAAGAAGTAACTAATGAAATAATGACAATTGTTAGAGATTTAAAGGATGCAATTTTTTTAGATTATATTTCTCAAGAAATAATGGTATATTTAGAAAGATATGTTGGTAAATACAATGGCATGGAAGAATTGATTGATAGATGTGAAGTGCTATTTAAACAAAGACAACTAGAACAACTAATTAATTTATCTTTAAATACATTAGGTGGTTTAAAAAAAATTAGAAAATAA
- the rpsD gene encoding 30S ribosomal protein S4, producing the protein MSRYTGSKFKKARRYGFSILETGKEFSKGKKRTTAPGQHGSRRTKLSGYGQQMQEKQKLKFMYGLTERQFRNTYAKAKKLAGITGTNFLQLLESRLDNIVYRMGLALTRQGARQLVSHGHILVNGKKLDIPSYIVKPGETIALKDKMHKNDKVIEAIASSAKTVEFVKFDQKTFSGSFVRLPERNELNQEINDALVVEWYNRLIK; encoded by the coding sequence ATGTCAAGATATACAGGATCTAAATTTAAAAAAGCTCGTCGTTACGGGTTTTCAATCTTAGAAACAGGAAAAGAGTTTTCTAAAGGTAAAAAAAGAACTACTGCTCCAGGTCAACATGGATCAAGAAGAACTAAATTGTCAGGTTATGGACAACAAATGCAAGAAAAACAAAAACTTAAATTTATGTATGGTTTAACAGAAAGACAATTTAGAAATACATATGCAAAAGCAAAAAAATTAGCTGGAATTACAGGTACTAATTTCTTACAATTACTTGAATCAAGACTAGATAATATCGTTTATAGAATGGGGCTTGCTTTAACAAGACAAGGAGCAAGACAATTAGTATCACATGGACATATTTTAGTAAATGGAAAAAAACTAGATATTCCTTCATATATTGTAAAACCTGGTGAAACTATTGCATTAAAAGATAAAATGCATAAAAATGATAAAGTAATTGAAGCAATTGCTTCAAGTGCAAAAACTGTTGAATTTGTTAAGTTTGATCAAAAAACTTTCTCAGGATCATTTGTTAGATTACCAGAAAGAAATGAATTAAATCAAGAAATTAATGATGCACTAGTTGTAGAATGATATAACCGTTTAATTAAATAA